Proteins from a single region of Hydra vulgaris chromosome 12, alternate assembly HydraT2T_AEP:
- the LOC136088927 gene encoding uncharacterized protein LOC136088927 isoform X2 has protein sequence MDHKRSLKRQHVSPTKRLFSTIVIKEDGADTKTVVPSHWVDPCKSIVFYPPRGRKTVGIYLSEWAEPEAGWQEFKLIEYILEAGSYETCQAMLMFQTEDEDDDVPISKKFETIVKERVASPKLKLGGMKTKFQYLDEEDDVSSSNKFEVKEREKVDSFLDPVASTSSKIIDDNDNDNRDSCKCVENLRKFSDGGVSFKEMSNKQFQYALFMDMQKNFRQLQDTQAQILDRLKNIEQSGDVDFILNVDDIEKEPINSIERFDIIENILKTSSNARKRKVTQIKAVGGATPRKTIKNVLNEIMTQGIQSLFSKDGRKGKRKFTGTAHYKCIKEAVVGDKVGYDSSSIEGAIGDILKRAKK, from the exons ATGGATCACAAACGATCATTGAAACGACAACATGTTTCTCCTACAAAAAG attGTTCAGCACAATTGTTATTAAAGAAGATGGGGCAGATACAAAAACTGTTGTGCCTTCTCATTGGGTTGACCCATGTAAAAGTATTGTGTTTTATCCACCACGAGGACGGAAAACTGTTGGCATTTATCTATCTGAATGGGCAGAACCTGAGGCTGGCTGGCAAGAGTTTAAACTGATAGAATATATTCTTGAAGCTGGCAGCTATGAAACTTGCCAGGCGATGTTAATGTTTCAAACAGAAGATGAGGATGATGATGTACCTA tttcgaaaaaatttgaaactatcGTTAAAGAAAGAGTGGCTAGTCCAAAACTTAAGCTTGGTggaatgaaaacaaaatttcaatatttagaTGAGGAGGATGATGTTTCTA gTTCAAACAAATTTGAAGTTAAAGAAAGAGAGAAAGTAGATAGTTTTTTGGATCCTGTGGCTTCTACTTCCAGTAAAATaattgatgataatgataatgataatagaGATAGTTGTAAATGTGTTGAAAATTTAAGGAAATTTAGTGATGGTGGAGTTTCGTTTAAAGAGATGTCAAATAAAC aatttcAATATGCTTTGTTCATGGATATGCAGAAAAATTTTCGCCAGCTCCAAGATACGCAAGCGCAAATCCTAGATAGGcttaaaaacattgaacaaaGTGGAGACGtcgattttattttgaatgttgACGATATTGAAAAAGAACCAATAAATTCAATTGAGAGATTcgatattattgaaaatattttaaaaacaagctCAAATGCAAGAAAACGCAag gtTACTCAAATAAAAGCAGTTGGAGGAGCGACTCCACGAAAAAcgattaaaaatgttttgaatgaaATCATGACCCAAGGTATTCAGTCATTGTTTAGCAAGGACGGTAGAAAAGGAAAGAGAAAATTTACAGGCACTGCtcattataaatgcataaaag AAGCCGTTGTTGGTGACAAAGTTGGTTACGATTCAAGCAGCATCGAGGGTGCTATTGGCGACATATTGAAACgagcaaaaaaataa
- the LOC136088927 gene encoding uncharacterized protein LOC136088927 isoform X1, whose protein sequence is MSNVNGLPVFKSSSYQIWPILCQFGHFKPFVVALYGGVKKPIASEFLNDFAKELQTFYSPIAICGKEYSISVFAISCDSPARSLLKRTVEHSGYHSCERCNEVGVSIRNRIVFTNTKFNILPRTNTELKAGIYSQADSFGRCHHHSLTPLYNVDSIDMVCDFPLDYMHLVCLGAMRRILYYFKGAYKGILKGRLSASSIAQISCLLTNLNGKLPTEFARQPRSLIELNRWKATEFRMFLLYVGIVVLKGILDYKAYKHFLSLVLSIRMLCEDNNETRRIYLNSARQLLLYFVSNCHEHYGDTFCVYNIHSLIHIADDVEHFDAPLDFFSCFQFENHLQMLKHLVRGKNNPLIEISKRLSESKGSVLCQERTITKIDTSKNSCFLTKSHVIFVKEILVNGNIVCDVLEKERLDNYFDDFVESKTLNIYCIRANHVCMSREITKDKLLRKCLCLPFKNDYIVISLLNDVKF, encoded by the coding sequence atgtcaaACGTAAATGGACTTCCTGTTTTTAAATCCAGTTCATATCAAATATGGCCTATACTGTGTCAATTTGGGCATTTCAAACCTTTTGTGGTTGCATTGTATGGTGGTGTAAAGAAGCCAATTGCATCTGAGTTCTTAAATGACTTTGCGAAAGAGCTACAAACCTTTTATAGTCCTATTGCAATATGTGGGAAAGAGTATAGTATTTCTGTATTTGCTATTTCATGCGATTCACCTGCTAGGTCACTTTTAAAGCGTACTGTTGAACATTCGGGATATCATTCATGTGAAAGATGCAATGAAGTTGGTGTTTCAATAAGGAATCGTATTGTCTTTaccaatacaaaatttaatattttacccAGAACAAATACTGAATTGAAAGCTGGAATTTATTCTCAGGCTGACAGCTTTGGTCGGTGTCACCATCACTCGTTGACTCCTTTATATAACGTTGATAGTATTGATATGGTTTGCGATTTTCCTCTTGATTATATGCACTTAGTTTGTTTGGGAGCCATGCGTcgtattctttattattttaaaggtgCATATAAAGGAATTTTAAAGGGACGTTTATCTGCTTCTTCCATTGCTCAAATTTCTTGCCTGCTTACTAATTTAAATGGCAAATTACCAACTGAATTTGCACGTCAACCTAGGTCATTAATTGAGTTAAATAGATGGAAAGCTACGGagtttagaatgtttttattgtatgtTGGAATAGTTGTTTTAAAGGGTATTCTTGATTATAAGGCATACAAACATTTCTTGAGTTTAGTATTATCCATCCGTATGCTATGTGAAGACAATAACGAAACAAGAAGGATATATTTAAATTCCGCAAGACAACTTCTACTTTACTTTGTCTCAAATTGTCATGAACATTATGGTGACACtttttgtgtatataatatTCACAGTCTCATTCATATTGCTGATGATGTGGAACATTTTGATGCacctttagattttttttcctgttttcaGTTTGAAAATCATTTACAAATGCTTAAACATTTAGTTAGAGGAAAAAATAATCCTCTAATAGAAATCTCCAAACGTCTCAGTGAATCAAAGGGCAGTGTTTTGTGTCAAGAAAGAACTATTACAAAAATTGACACATCTAAAAATTCTTGCTTTTTGACAAAAAGTcatgtaatttttgtaaaagaaattttggTTAATGGTAATATAGTTTGTGATGTTTTAGAGAAGGAAAGATTGGACAATTATTTTGACGATTTTGTTGAGTCTAAGACtcttaatatttattgtattagaGCAAACCATGTTTGTATGAGTCGTGAAATCACCAAAGACAAATTATTGCGGAAATGTTTGTgtttaccatttaaaaatgattatatagTTATCTCATTATTGAatgatgttaaattttaa